One genomic window of Pecten maximus chromosome 3, xPecMax1.1, whole genome shotgun sequence includes the following:
- the LOC117323377 gene encoding ATP-dependent DNA helicase RecQ-like, which yields MVSEWGEEFRPAFQKLGELMCILEKALHLILTATATPKSIASLSKQLNLKNPLVISENVDRPKIFIDIRTRLPNFHKFDKFDDLIQPVATELLEKGVHFPVTIMYVESLEALSYFYQFLSCKLKGASYDGEEIPQNRIYAQYHKDYAESMKKITIQELTKETPKVRLVLATVALGMGLNAPSVSRIIHCRPPTTLEKYLQEIGRAGRVGQPSVAILYYNKNYIAKNRMGMTEEMRKFCESETCYRIILVNYFGFESVVFSGPKEHFCPICGRK from the exons ATGGTTTCAGAATG ggGAGAAGAATTCCGTCCTGCATTCCAGAAGCTTGGGGAGTTAATGTGCATTCTAGAGAAAGCTTTGCATTTAATTCTCACAGCAACTGCTACACCGAAATCAATTGCAAGTCTATCTAAACAGCTGAATTTGAAAAATCCACttgttatcagtgagaatgtggACCGTCCAaagatatttatagacattagAACCAGATTGCCAAACTTTCataaatttgacaaatttgaTGACTTGATACAACCAGTGGCAACAGAATTGCTGGAAAAAGGAGTTCATTTTCCAGTAACCATAATGTATGTGGAAAGTTTGGAAGCATTGTCCTATTTTTATCAGTTTCTTTCGTGTAAACTTAAGGGTGCCAGCTATGATGGTGAGGAAATTCCACAGAATAGAATATATGCCCAATACCACAAAGATTATGCAGAGTCCATGAAGAAAATCACTATTCAAGAACTGACTAAAGAAACCCCTAAAGTCAGATTAGTTTTGGCAACTGTTGCACTGGGAATGGGGCTTAATGCTCCAAGTGTTTCACGTATCATTCATTGCAGGCCCCCAACAACCCTGGAGAAATACCTACAAGAAATCGGTCGTGCTGGACGTGTTGGACAACCGTCAGTGGCAATTCTTTACTACAACAAAAATTATATTGCAAAAAACAGAATGGGTATGACGGAAGAAATGAGAAAGTTTTGTGAAAGTGAAACATGTTATAGAATTATTCTTGTGAATTACTTTGGATttgaaagtgttgttttttcagGACCAAAGGAACATTTTTGCCCCATTTGTGGCAGAAAATGA